One stretch of Astatotilapia calliptera chromosome 3, fAstCal1.2, whole genome shotgun sequence DNA includes these proteins:
- the LOC113012540 gene encoding diamine acetyltransferase 2-like — MAFSLRTANLDDCKDIARMILELAEYENLAEHVKVTQKDLEQDGFSNNPLFHGIIAEVPEQHKTKEGHTKIGYALYFYSYSSWSGRAIYMEDLYVMPEFRGKGVGKALMSKVAQLALAAGCHQLNFTVLDWNKPSMDFYLSQGCFDATATMGYHCMRCEGEALEHLAQL; from the exons ATGGCTTTCTCCCTCCGCACGGCAAACCTGGACGACTGCAAAGACATCGCGCGGATGATCCTG GAACTGGCAGAGTATGAAAACCTGGCAGAGCATGTGAAAGTGACCCAGAAAG ACTTGGAGCAAGATGGCTTTTCCAATAACCCGTTGTTTCATGGGATCATCGCTGAGGTGCCAGAACAGCACAAAACCAAAGAAG ggCACACAAAGATCGGCTATGCACTTTACTTCTATTCCTACAGCTCCTGGTCAGGCAGAGCCATTTATATGGAGGACCTGTATGTGATGCCTGAGTTCAGAG GGAAAGGTGTCGGCAAAGCACTAATGAGCAAGGTGGCACAG CTGGCTCTGGCTGCTGGTTGCCACCAGCTCAACTTCACCGTCCTGGACTGGAACAAACCATCGATGGACTTTTACCTCAGCCAGGGCTGCTTCGATGCCACTGCTACCATGGGCTACCACTGCATGCGCTGCGAGGGGGAGGCGCTGGAGCACCTGGCTCAACTTTAA